The genomic stretch TCCTGGTATATAATGAATTCCTTTTATGGGAGATTGGATCTTGGATAAGACGGATCGGTTGGATTCAATTCCGTAAAAATCTAAGCCACCGATAATATTCAAAATAGGTACAGCAGAAAGAGAAAGCTTAGAATGAGGAAGACCATTACCGATCAAAACGATACTGTCCACATCATGAGACAAAATAAACCCTGCCCTAAACAATCTTTCTGCACTGGAAGAAAGCGCCAAATAAGCAAACTTATGATCCCTGGTATCTTCTCGATTTATTAGATACTTAGTAACTTCAACAAGACGATCGGCTAATAAAGCATCATCGGATCGGTTTGCATGAATCTCTCTCTCATTACTCGTTAATAGATCCTGCAGGAATAAGGTAGCAATTCCTGCACAGTTTAATTTAAGATTCAGCAAGCTGAACCTTTGACCGAACTTTTCATCCTTCTCATCCAAAATCAGGATTACCATCAATTTGGAATTCTTGGGCAAAACAAGATCCCCCGATAATTGGATTCGATTGATCTGAAAATGGATCGTAATCTGCAGATCATCCGTATTCATTCGCTTCTCTCTTTGAGCCGAAGAAAAATCGGAGATCAATCCAGTAATTTTCTCAATGCAAGTTCGTTCTTAATGGAAATCCGTTTTTTACCTATATCGATCCAACCTCTGCTCTTAAAATCAGTCAGAGCTCTTACGAGAGTTTCTGTTGTGACTCCAATCACGGACGCCATCACTTCTCTCGTAAAAGGAAGTTCCTCCTCTCCGTCCATTGAGTCTGCTAATTGAAGCAAGAACTCGGAGAGTTTTGCATGAACCTGACGAGTTCCTAAAGAATAGATCTTATTCTCTGCCTCTACACATTCCTTAGTTACTTCTTTAAAGACTGAATTCTGGAATTCAGGATCGGTCACGAGCAACCTTCTCAATTCCTTTTCTTCTATGAATAAAACAGTGCTATCCACAAGTGCTATTGCGTGATGTAAGTACGTGCCTCCTAAGGCCGCATCACGTATACCCACCCAAGTTCCGGGAGTATATATCTTGAATGTTTGTTGTCTTCCTCCAGAACCGGTTCGATAGGAACGGATCGAGCCCTTCTCAACAATAAAGAATCCCTTAGCGGGTTCTCCTTGAGAGAATAATTCGTTATTCTTTTGGATCCTCTTACGAGTAAAACCGATCGCGCCGCTTTGTATGCTTTCTTCCGGTTCACGAACATTCGTAAAAACGGAATTGTTAGTAGATTCTATCCTAGCTGCCTTCATAATCATCTGATTTAATTCCTATTTTTTATTCTAATTTTTTAATATAGTATTGAGATCATTCGAACTATACTTCGAATTCTATGATCTCATTCCTTTCCGGAATAGTGGCCTGCCAACCATACTGCTTTTCAATTTTCCCGGCGAGAGTACGGGAAGCGTCCCCTTCTCCATGAACGATAAAGAGATGCTCTGGAGTTTTTTTAATGGAAGAAAGCCAATGGACTAATTCCGCT from Leptospira semungkisensis encodes the following:
- a CDS encoding Crp/Fnr family transcriptional regulator; translation: MIMKAARIESTNNSVFTNVREPEESIQSGAIGFTRKRIQKNNELFSQGEPAKGFFIVEKGSIRSYRTGSGGRQQTFKIYTPGTWVGIRDAALGGTYLHHAIALVDSTVLFIEEKELRRLLVTDPEFQNSVFKEVTKECVEAENKIYSLGTRQVHAKLSEFLLQLADSMDGEEELPFTREVMASVIGVTTETLVRALTDFKSRGWIDIGKKRISIKNELALRKLLD
- a CDS encoding dienelactone hydrolase; this translates as MISDFSSAQREKRMNTDDLQITIHFQINRIQLSGDLVLPKNSKLMVILILDEKDEKFGQRFSLLNLKLNCAGIATLFLQDLLTSNEREIHANRSDDALLADRLVEVTKYLINREDTRDHKFAYLALSSSAERLFRAGFILSHDVDSIVLIGNGLPHSKLSLSAVPILNIIGGLDFYGIESNRSVLSKIQSPIKGIHYIPGSPSHFEDRGKWSQVTDVVLRWFESPNSRKIEFPELELL